The Devosia sp. MC521 genome has a segment encoding these proteins:
- a CDS encoding sensor histidine kinase: MPKLGKFHRGHSIATYLYALVLVILIPAFAVSVVLINRGNDTQQAVVNTLINATVQAMGYSVDREVAGMATTLRVLAATQAMQDEDLINFHARATQALQGTSTYLLATDDEFNQILNTRMPFGTKLPKTADPVTAALALETGRPAISNLFMGAASRRHVFSVWLPVQTTESVALLGLAQNSDDLAPALQSRQLPEGWHAALIDLNNAVMASTLDAGLEVAETLPLRQDQSNLPDERFSREVYDGEDVVSVLWRSPLTGWRIVAWASAANVQKPLADSLQQLAIWALVIAATSTGVAFLIAGRIRHSVKGLSVDARRLGHGETVYPRSYPVAEIAEVSKTLAVASEQRQTAERDIRFLMRELAHRSKNQMAVIAAMAKQTARGSTDLPTYVQTLEKRILGLARSTDLLLANGRAGVMLSELVDQQLGPFLPPDADRVTIDGPEVRINPQGAQILGMALHELSTNATRYGAFYEPSGRLKLSWDIKDSMLFIRWREYLRSELVMTDRSGFGTIVLRTMVGGALGAKVERIAHPDGVEWQFHVPLTALDPSFAAARPEEQLAAQ, translated from the coding sequence GTGCCCAAGCTCGGTAAATTCCATCGCGGTCACTCGATCGCCACCTATCTCTATGCACTGGTGCTGGTGATCCTCATTCCCGCCTTTGCTGTCTCGGTCGTGCTGATCAATCGCGGCAACGACACCCAACAAGCCGTCGTCAACACACTGATCAATGCCACTGTGCAGGCCATGGGCTATTCGGTGGACCGTGAAGTTGCTGGCATGGCGACCACTTTGCGCGTTCTAGCCGCTACACAGGCCATGCAGGACGAAGACCTGATCAACTTCCACGCCCGCGCCACCCAAGCGCTGCAGGGAACGAGCACCTATCTGCTGGCCACGGATGACGAGTTCAACCAGATTTTGAACACGCGCATGCCCTTTGGCACCAAGCTGCCGAAAACCGCCGACCCGGTGACGGCGGCCTTGGCGCTCGAAACTGGGCGCCCCGCGATATCCAACCTCTTCATGGGCGCCGCCTCGCGGCGACATGTGTTCAGTGTGTGGCTCCCGGTCCAGACGACTGAAAGCGTTGCGCTTTTGGGACTGGCGCAAAATTCAGATGATCTTGCGCCAGCACTGCAATCACGCCAATTGCCCGAGGGCTGGCACGCGGCCCTCATTGATCTCAACAACGCGGTGATGGCGTCAACTTTGGACGCGGGACTTGAGGTCGCAGAGACGCTGCCACTGCGCCAAGACCAATCCAATTTGCCCGACGAGCGGTTTTCACGCGAGGTCTATGACGGCGAAGATGTGGTGAGTGTGCTCTGGCGCTCGCCTCTCACGGGCTGGCGTATCGTCGCTTGGGCGTCCGCTGCCAATGTGCAAAAGCCACTGGCCGACTCGCTGCAACAATTGGCCATTTGGGCGCTTGTCATTGCCGCGACCTCGACTGGGGTCGCCTTTTTGATCGCTGGCCGTATTCGTCATTCGGTCAAGGGGCTCAGCGTTGACGCGAGACGCCTTGGGCATGGCGAAACGGTCTATCCGCGCTCTTATCCGGTTGCCGAAATTGCCGAGGTGTCAAAAACGCTGGCCGTCGCCTCTGAGCAACGGCAAACCGCCGAGCGCGACATTCGTTTCCTGATGCGGGAGTTGGCACATCGCTCAAAGAACCAAATGGCCGTTATCGCCGCTATGGCCAAGCAAACGGCGCGGGGTTCTACCGATCTGCCCACCTATGTGCAGACCCTTGAGAAACGCATTTTGGGTCTGGCGCGCTCGACCGACCTGCTCTTGGCCAATGGTCGGGCTGGGGTGATGTTAAGTGAACTGGTCGACCAGCAATTGGGGCCTTTCCTGCCACCCGATGCAGACCGGGTGACCATTGACGGACCTGAGGTGCGCATCAACCCGCAAGGAGCACAGATTTTGGGCATGGCGCTGCATGAGCTGTCGACCAATGCCACGCGCTATGGCGCGTTTTATGAGCCAAGTGGGCGACTAAAGCTCAGCTGGGATATTAAAGACTCCATGCTGTTTATCCGCTGGCGTGAGTATCTGCGCTCGGAACTGGTGATGACCGACCGATCTGGCTTTGGCACGATTGTGTTGCGCACCATGGTGGGTGGAGCCCTAGGGGCAAAAGTGGAAAGAATCGCGCATCCCGATGGGGTTGAGTGGCAATTTCACGTCCCCCTCACCGCACTCGACCCGTCCTTTGCGGCGGCGCGACCCGAGGAGCAGCTGGCAGCCCAATAA
- the miaB gene encoding tRNA (N6-isopentenyl adenosine(37)-C2)-methylthiotransferase MiaB — MTQTMIPSAPKRVFIKTYGCQMNVYDSDRMADALAPHGYTPTQELAEADLVLLNTCHIREKASEKVFSELGRLRELQDEKRAAGSDMMIGVAGCVAQAEGEEIARRAPVVDLVFGPQAYHRLPEMLSQVESRKHLHPSLKRAVIDTDFPEEDKFAHLPAAKKEVMVARGLTAFLTVQEGCDKFCSFCVVPYTRGAEVSRPVSQVLDEARRLVDAGVKEITLLGQNVNAYHGTDAAGRDVGLGALVYLLAEISGLERLRYTTSHPRDMDDALINAHRDLPLLMPYLHLPVQSGSDRILKAMNRKHTRAEYLALIERIKTARPDMAMSGDFIVGFPGETDQDFEDTLDIIRQTNYASAYSFKYSTRPGTPGANLGDQISEEVKTERLHRLQELVNQQTTDFHASMIGKTLPVLIERVGRQAGQIGGRSPYLQAVHLDGSPDLIGNIHQVEIIGTMTNSLVGRLAQS, encoded by the coding sequence ATGACCCAGACTATGATCCCGAGCGCACCCAAGCGGGTGTTCATCAAGACTTATGGCTGTCAGATGAATGTCTATGACAGCGACCGCATGGCCGACGCCTTGGCGCCGCACGGTTATACGCCGACGCAAGAGCTTGCTGAGGCCGATCTGGTCCTGCTCAACACTTGTCACATCCGCGAAAAAGCCTCGGAAAAGGTCTTCTCCGAACTGGGTCGCCTGCGTGAATTGCAGGATGAAAAGCGCGCCGCTGGCAGCGATATGATGATCGGTGTTGCCGGTTGCGTGGCGCAGGCCGAGGGCGAAGAAATTGCCCGCCGCGCGCCCGTGGTCGATCTGGTTTTTGGTCCGCAGGCTTACCACCGCCTGCCTGAAATGCTCTCGCAGGTCGAATCGCGCAAGCATCTGCACCCCTCGCTCAAGCGCGCCGTTATCGACACTGACTTCCCCGAAGAAGATAAGTTCGCTCATCTTCCTGCTGCCAAAAAAGAAGTGATGGTTGCGCGCGGCCTCACCGCTTTCCTTACTGTGCAGGAAGGCTGCGATAAGTTCTGCTCCTTCTGCGTTGTGCCCTATACGCGTGGCGCTGAAGTGTCCCGTCCGGTCTCCCAGGTGCTCGACGAAGCCCGTCGTCTGGTCGACGCCGGCGTCAAGGAAATCACCCTGCTGGGCCAGAACGTTAACGCCTACCACGGCACCGATGCCGCCGGGCGCGATGTCGGCCTTGGCGCGCTGGTTTATCTCCTCGCCGAAATTTCTGGCCTTGAGCGCCTGCGCTACACAACCAGCCATCCCCGCGACATGGACGATGCGCTGATCAATGCGCACCGTGATCTGCCGCTTCTCATGCCTTACTTGCACCTGCCGGTTCAGTCCGGTTCGGATCGCATTTTGAAGGCCATGAACCGCAAGCACACGCGCGCTGAATATCTCGCGCTCATCGAGCGCATCAAAACCGCGCGTCCAGACATGGCCATGTCCGGCGACTTTATCGTCGGCTTCCCCGGCGAAACCGATCAGGATTTCGAGGACACTCTCGATATCATCCGCCAGACCAATTACGCCTCGGCCTATTCGTTCAAATACTCGACCCGTCCCGGCACGCCGGGCGCAAATCTGGGCGATCAAATCTCCGAAGAGGTCAAAACCGAGCGCCTCCATCGCCTGCAAGAGCTGGTCAATCAGCAGACCACGGACTTCCACGCCTCCATGATCGGCAAAACTCTGCCGGTTCTTATCGAGCGCGTTGGTCGTCAGGCCGGTCAGATTGGCGGTCGCTCGCCTTACCTGCAAGCGGTTCACCTCGATGGCAGCCCAGATCTCATCGGCAATATCCATCAGGTCGAGATCATTGGCACCATGACCAATTCGCTTGTCGGGCGTTTGGCCCAAAGCTAG
- a CDS encoding PhoH family protein — translation MSPSADNALASQLELAFDDNRLASQLYGDFDQNLALVEQRLAVTATPRGNHVLLKGAASKVDQARRVLESLYAGLEEGRRADIGDVDAVIRMIETEDSQLTLPSLEKKGKVRMAQIATRKSTIVARTPAQDAYMRAMERSELVFGVGPAGTGKTYLAVAHAASLLERGDINRIILSRPAVEAGERLGFLPGDMKDKVDPYLRPLYDALHDMMKPENVERCIASGIIEVAPLAFMRGRTLSNAVVILDEAQNTTSMQMKMFLTRLGENSKMIVTGDPTQVDLPRGEKSGLVEAVHLLDGVEGVHISRFGDKDVVRHALVGRIVRAYEADTARRLAKQNAAEGQSN, via the coding sequence TTGTCACCATCAGCAGATAACGCCCTCGCATCACAACTCGAACTCGCCTTTGACGATAATCGCCTTGCTTCACAGCTCTATGGTGATTTCGACCAAAACCTCGCCCTCGTTGAACAACGTCTTGCCGTCACGGCCACGCCGCGCGGCAATCATGTGTTGCTCAAGGGCGCAGCGTCCAAGGTTGATCAGGCGCGTCGCGTGTTGGAATCTCTTTACGCCGGTCTTGAAGAAGGTCGCCGCGCCGATATTGGCGATGTCGATGCGGTCATTCGCATGATCGAGACCGAAGACAGCCAGCTCACGCTGCCGTCCTTGGAAAAGAAGGGCAAGGTGCGCATGGCCCAGATTGCCACGCGCAAATCCACCATCGTTGCCCGAACCCCTGCCCAAGACGCCTATATGCGCGCCATGGAGCGCAGCGAATTGGTTTTTGGTGTCGGCCCTGCCGGTACCGGTAAAACCTATCTCGCCGTCGCCCATGCTGCCTCGCTTCTTGAGCGCGGCGACATCAATCGTATCATCCTCTCGCGCCCGGCGGTGGAAGCGGGCGAACGCCTCGGCTTCTTGCCCGGCGATATGAAGGATAAGGTCGATCCGTATCTGCGCCCGCTCTACGACGCGCTGCACGATATGATGAAGCCTGAAAATGTCGAGCGCTGCATTGCCTCGGGCATTATTGAAGTCGCGCCGCTCGCCTTCATGCGCGGTCGCACGCTCTCCAATGCCGTCGTCATTCTCGACGAAGCGCAAAACACCACATCGATGCAGATGAAGATGTTCCTCACCCGTTTGGGTGAGAACTCTAAGATGATCGTCACTGGCGATCCGACACAGGTCGATCTACCGCGTGGTGAAAAATCGGGCCTCGTGGAAGCAGTTCACCTCCTCGACGGTGTGGAAGGCGTTCACATTTCCCGCTTTGGTGACAAGGATGTGGTTCGCCACGCGCTTGTCGGCCGCATCGTCCGGGCCTATGAGGCTGATACTGCGCGCCGTCTGGCCAAGCAGAATGCTGCCGAAGGACAATCGAACTGA
- the ybeY gene encoding rRNA maturation RNase YbeY encodes MELTTLPLEVAIIRNADGWPDHFDELAEKAVFAALAGAKARLKGPAEISVVFTDDEEQRELNAEWRGKDSSTNVLSFPQIEPFGPVFGILGDITLARETLELEAKDLGKSLEDHFTHLMVHGFLHILGYDHIEEEEALQMEGLETQILAGLGIADPYAD; translated from the coding sequence ATCGAACTGACTACTCTGCCTCTTGAAGTGGCCATCATCCGCAACGCGGATGGTTGGCCAGACCATTTTGACGAACTCGCTGAAAAGGCGGTGTTTGCGGCCCTCGCTGGCGCCAAAGCGCGCCTCAAAGGGCCTGCCGAAATATCTGTTGTTTTCACCGATGATGAAGAACAACGAGAATTAAACGCCGAGTGGCGTGGCAAAGACTCCTCGACAAATGTTCTCAGTTTTCCGCAAATCGAGCCTTTTGGGCCTGTCTTCGGTATTTTGGGTGACATTACGCTGGCGCGAGAAACTCTTGAGCTAGAAGCAAAAGATCTGGGCAAGAGCCTCGAAGATCATTTCACCCACCTAATGGTGCATGGATTTCTGCATATTTTGGGGTATGATCACATCGAGGAAGAGGAAGCTCTTCAAATGGAAGGGTTGGAAACCCAGATATTGGCCGGGCTCGGTATTGCCGATCCTTACGCCGATTAA
- a CDS encoding hemolysin family protein, protein MPLKSVSLRDDLQVALEEPRTADAGDFSDSERVILQNVLKLSKVSVDDVMVERSDIHAVSGDINLGTLLAKFRQVGHSRLPVYEEGLDDIKGFIHIKDALAKITEPVSDPEKDVPVKLLSAALKTRIDKLGIMRSAMFVPTFMPAADLLQSMRASRTHMAIVVDEYGGTDGLVTIEDLLEAVVGEIEDEHDVAEAALIRRVGDDLFIANARAELEDVRKLIGPDFDPVEYAEAVDTIGGLVFDIAGHVPKRGERVSGNGPLEGFEFEILAADSRRIKRLRIRRKRADDEPEPLAITDQRPAEEKMAAE, encoded by the coding sequence ATGCCCCTGAAGTCGGTCTCGCTGCGCGACGACTTACAAGTCGCGTTAGAGGAGCCGAGAACCGCCGACGCTGGCGATTTCTCGGATAGTGAGCGCGTCATTCTTCAGAACGTGCTCAAGCTTTCTAAAGTCTCCGTGGACGACGTCATGGTCGAACGCTCGGATATCCATGCGGTATCGGGCGATATCAACCTGGGCACGCTCTTGGCTAAGTTCCGCCAAGTGGGTCACTCCCGTCTGCCGGTCTACGAAGAAGGCTTGGACGATATTAAGGGCTTCATCCATATCAAGGACGCTCTGGCCAAAATCACCGAGCCAGTGAGCGATCCGGAAAAAGATGTCCCGGTTAAGCTTTTGTCGGCAGCGCTCAAAACGCGCATCGACAAGCTCGGCATTATGCGCTCGGCCATGTTTGTGCCGACCTTTATGCCGGCAGCCGATCTCTTGCAGTCCATGCGCGCCAGCCGCACCCACATGGCCATCGTGGTCGATGAATACGGCGGCACCGATGGTCTGGTGACCATTGAAGATCTGCTCGAAGCCGTCGTTGGCGAGATCGAAGACGAACACGACGTTGCCGAGGCCGCTTTGATTCGTCGCGTCGGTGATGATCTCTTCATCGCCAACGCACGTGCCGAATTGGAAGATGTGCGTAAGCTCATTGGTCCCGATTTCGACCCCGTCGAATATGCCGAAGCGGTGGACACCATTGGTGGCCTCGTTTTCGATATTGCCGGTCACGTTCCCAAGCGTGGCGAACGCGTGTCGGGTAATGGTCCGCTCGAAGGCTTTGAGTTTGAAATTCTGGCGGCCGACAGCCGTCGTATCAAACGCCTACGCATTCGCCGCAAGCGCGCCGATGATGAGCCAGAACCTCTGGCCATCACCGACCAGCGCCCCGCCGAAGAAAAAATGGCAGCGGAATAG
- a CDS encoding FAD-binding and (Fe-S)-binding domain-containing protein, with protein sequence MYQAPNYSTQPQAPTPERLAAGERVAQRLKSEVRGNIFTDPLMTYAWSGDASSYRLIPAVVVFVNSEDDVRAVYKAARAEGLPVTFRAAGTSLSGQAITDGVLAVLGDGWRKLSIHPGAEKITLGPAVIVAEANKALKPFNKKIGPDPASQATAKIGGVVSNNSSGMCCGVAQNTYYTMDRLRIVLTDGTMLDSGDAESCAAFRKTHASMLEKIHQLHHVVMEDAELVALIREKYRIKNTVGYSLNALVDYHDPLDILIHLMVGSEGTLGFVSEVTYNTVPEHPYKSTGMIPFPDAQSAGRAIIEMANGGVQLTVGVNAAEYIERRALATVEHVPAMASILPWLTAHSPAVLIDVTAPDEATLIAEVQKTEDLLARHGATHLNFSTDEHLSHAFWDIRKGFFTTAGATRPQGTTLMTEDIAAPIEMLADFVTDVRAMLDEHGYEDAIIFGHALAGNLHFLMGDDFAKPGAAEKFDLFNQALSDLVSVRYNGSLKAEHGTGRAIAPFVEIAWGKKAYGLMEEIKAIFDPETILNPGVILNADPKAHVRHLKLMPQADGLVDMCIECGFCEPACPSHHMTLTPRQRIAVTRERARMRASGEDPARLEKFEADFQYAGLDTCAACNLCALRCPVGIETGTMVMGERARRRGDTGHSIAKLVAGNLATIETGMRIGLAVADGARTIIPGGAVEALTDTARKLTGNRIPRVSRALHHGTGTPKARDNRQDPRTTGFPVPISQPAREKIVYFPACPSRMFGAPKTDEGFLSTQDAMVVLLERAGYEVIIPEKLTGQCCGQPFQSKGFPEEAKRVGGALNDELSRLSHGGALNVVTDASTCAKHLKEFPGEAAVADSAQYLLSHVLPRLTITQRLPVVAVHHNCSAQRLAEQPATEAVAQACSEKLAVLSSITCCGYAGDKGLFIPELNEHATRRVKNDVPANCTVGVSTVSTCASGLSERAGVPFVGLASLLEWATR encoded by the coding sequence ATGTACCAGGCCCCAAACTACTCCACCCAACCCCAAGCCCCCACGCCCGAGCGCCTTGCCGCCGGCGAGCGGGTGGCTCAGCGTCTCAAATCCGAGGTGCGGGGCAATATTTTCACCGACCCGTTGATGACCTACGCTTGGAGCGGGGACGCGAGCAGCTATCGCCTGATCCCGGCTGTCGTGGTTTTCGTCAATTCGGAAGATGATGTGCGCGCGGTCTACAAAGCGGCGCGGGCTGAAGGCCTGCCCGTGACCTTCCGCGCGGCGGGAACATCGCTCTCCGGCCAGGCCATCACCGATGGTGTGCTGGCGGTTTTGGGCGACGGGTGGCGAAAACTCTCCATTCACCCCGGCGCGGAGAAAATCACGCTCGGGCCAGCGGTGATCGTGGCGGAAGCCAACAAAGCGCTAAAGCCCTTTAACAAAAAGATCGGGCCTGATCCGGCGAGCCAGGCCACCGCCAAGATCGGCGGCGTGGTGAGCAATAATTCTTCAGGCATGTGCTGCGGGGTGGCGCAGAACACCTATTACACCATGGACCGGCTGCGCATTGTGCTGACCGACGGGACCATGCTGGACTCCGGCGATGCAGAGAGCTGCGCCGCCTTCCGCAAGACCCACGCGTCTATGCTCGAGAAAATTCACCAGCTGCATCATGTGGTGATGGAAGACGCCGAGCTTGTGGCGCTGATCCGGGAAAAATATCGGATCAAGAACACGGTCGGCTATTCGCTCAATGCGCTGGTCGACTATCACGACCCGCTCGACATTTTGATCCATCTTATGGTGGGCTCTGAAGGCACGCTCGGCTTTGTCTCGGAAGTGACCTACAACACCGTGCCGGAGCACCCGTATAAATCGACGGGGATGATCCCCTTCCCTGACGCGCAATCGGCAGGGCGGGCCATTATCGAAATGGCCAATGGCGGGGTGCAACTGACGGTCGGCGTCAATGCCGCCGAATATATCGAGCGCCGGGCGCTGGCGACGGTTGAGCATGTGCCCGCCATGGCGAGCATTTTGCCTTGGCTGACCGCGCACTCACCTGCGGTTTTGATCGACGTGACTGCGCCTGACGAAGCAACGCTGATTGCCGAGGTGCAAAAGACAGAGGACTTGCTGGCGCGACACGGGGCGACCCATCTCAACTTCTCGACCGACGAGCATTTGAGCCACGCGTTCTGGGATATCCGCAAAGGCTTTTTCACCACCGCCGGGGCAACGCGTCCGCAGGGCACCACCCTGATGACCGAAGACATTGCCGCGCCGATTGAAATGCTCGCCGATTTTGTGACCGATGTGCGCGCGATGCTCGATGAGCATGGCTATGAAGACGCGATCATCTTTGGCCATGCGCTGGCGGGGAATTTGCACTTTTTGATGGGCGACGACTTTGCCAAGCCGGGCGCCGCGGAAAAGTTCGACCTCTTCAACCAAGCGCTCTCGGACCTCGTCTCGGTGCGCTACAATGGCTCGCTCAAGGCCGAGCACGGCACGGGCCGGGCGATTGCGCCATTCGTTGAAATTGCGTGGGGCAAAAAAGCCTATGGCTTGATGGAAGAGATCAAGGCGATCTTTGATCCCGAAACCATACTCAATCCGGGCGTGATTTTGAACGCCGACCCCAAGGCGCATGTGCGCCATCTCAAGCTCATGCCGCAGGCCGATGGCCTCGTGGACATGTGCATTGAATGCGGCTTCTGTGAACCCGCCTGCCCCAGCCATCATATGACGCTGACGCCTCGTCAACGCATTGCCGTGACGCGCGAACGCGCCCGCATGCGAGCTTCGGGCGAAGATCCGGCACGGTTGGAAAAGTTTGAAGCCGATTTCCAATATGCCGGGCTCGACACTTGCGCGGCGTGCAATCTATGTGCGCTACGCTGCCCGGTTGGGATTGAGACCGGCACCATGGTGATGGGCGAAAGGGCCCGACGCCGCGGCGACACCGGGCATTCGATTGCCAAACTTGTCGCTGGAAACCTCGCGACGATTGAAACGGGAATGCGAATTGGTCTGGCCGTGGCCGATGGGGCCAGGACGATCATCCCCGGTGGCGCTGTGGAAGCACTGACAGATACGGCACGCAAGCTGACCGGGAACCGCATTCCACGCGTCTCGCGGGCGTTGCACCACGGCACCGGAACACCAAAGGCACGCGACAATCGTCAAGACCCGCGCACAACGGGCTTCCCCGTACCGATCTCGCAGCCAGCGCGGGAAAAGATTGTCTATTTCCCCGCTTGCCCGAGCCGCATGTTCGGCGCGCCAAAGACGGACGAAGGTTTTCTGTCGACGCAGGACGCCATGGTGGTCCTCCTCGAACGGGCGGGCTATGAGGTGATCATCCCCGAAAAGCTCACCGGCCAATGCTGTGGTCAGCCGTTCCAATCCAAGGGTTTCCCTGAGGAGGCAAAACGTGTGGGGGGCGCCCTCAACGATGAGCTGTCGCGCCTATCGCATGGCGGCGCGCTCAATGTGGTCACGGACGCATCAACCTGCGCCAAGCATCTCAAGGAGTTTCCGGGCGAGGCCGCGGTCGCGGATAGCGCGCAGTATTTGCTCAGTCATGTCTTGCCCCGCCTGACCATCACCCAGCGTCTGCCCGTGGTGGCTGTGCACCACAATTGCTCGGCACAGCGCTTGGCAGAGCAACCGGCGACGGAAGCGGTGGCGCAGGCGTGTTCGGAAAAGCTGGCGGTGCTCAGCTCGATCACCTGCTGTGGGTATGCGGGCGACAAGGGGCTGTTCATTCCTGAATTGAATGAACACGCAACCCGTCGGGTGAAGAACGATGTGCCCGCCAATTGCACCGTCGGCGTGTCGACAGTGTCCACCTGTGCTTCGGGGCTTTCCGAGCGGGCGGGCGTGCCGTTTGTGGGGCTCGCGAGCTTATTGGAATGGGCGACGCGATAA
- a CDS encoding LysR family transcriptional regulator has translation MDKLLTQFMAVADAGSLSGAAQNLLITQPTLTFNMRKLEETIGAALFERSSRGVRLTRYGETLYENARMMSRIYDNTLKVISDQQRGVQRGVSIGSGYSWWSLFLRDMVLDYEKEFPRSPVQVSLGNQLRLLDQMLSGDISMFLAHEIDGLSPSVGTDFIPLAKVYNAFFAHEGHPLLGQARSASEIDQFALVTTAIAESRHERFLDPTLRRTRVETIFDRARFAFRSNSLAACIDYALATDAVLLHTNVLCDDLKAKGLFEVDQADEPRRAISGIYVLRERRGEERIEELIERITKACHAVLPAWTGEA, from the coding sequence ATGGATAAGCTACTCACCCAATTCATGGCAGTTGCGGATGCCGGTTCACTGTCTGGAGCGGCACAAAACCTGCTGATTACACAACCGACATTGACCTTCAACATGCGCAAGCTTGAAGAGACTATCGGCGCGGCGCTGTTTGAGCGGAGCTCACGCGGGGTAAGGCTCACCCGCTACGGGGAAACGCTTTATGAAAACGCGCGGATGATGAGCCGCATCTACGATAATACTCTCAAGGTGATCAGCGATCAGCAACGGGGCGTGCAGCGCGGGGTGTCGATCGGGTCGGGCTATTCGTGGTGGTCCCTGTTTTTACGCGACATGGTGCTCGACTATGAAAAAGAGTTTCCGCGATCGCCCGTGCAGGTGAGCTTAGGCAATCAGCTGCGGCTGCTCGACCAAATGCTTTCAGGCGATATTTCGATGTTTCTGGCCCATGAAATCGATGGGTTGAGCCCATCAGTGGGCACAGATTTCATTCCCCTCGCCAAGGTTTACAACGCCTTCTTCGCCCATGAAGGGCATCCGCTTTTGGGACAGGCACGATCGGCCAGCGAGATCGATCAATTCGCTCTGGTCACGACCGCCATTGCCGAAAGCCGGCACGAGCGATTTCTCGACCCAACACTGCGGCGCACGCGGGTGGAGACGATCTTTGATCGCGCCCGGTTTGCGTTTCGATCGAACTCACTGGCGGCCTGCATTGACTACGCCTTGGCGACCGATGCCGTATTGCTGCACACCAATGTGCTGTGCGACGATCTCAAAGCCAAAGGGCTATTTGAGGTGGACCAGGCGGACGAGCCGCGACGCGCGATCAGCGGCATTTATGTGCTGCGGGAGAGACGCGGCGAAGAGCGCATAGAAGAACTCATAGAACGCATCACCAAAGCGTGCCACGCCGTACTTCCCGCATGGACCGGCGAGGCGTAA
- a CDS encoding extracellular solute-binding protein — MTIRLDRRQFLMGSSALAAAGALGLSPAFAQSAGLRQFFWGGQARADRTYGVNDLFKAANGAEVDSSFLGWGDYWPKLATETAGGNSPDIVQMDYRFIVEYAKRGAIAPLDEYVGNQLKLDGFDADQLEGGKVDGKLYGISLGANSVAQLVNVAAFEEAGIDLPNRDTTYDDIRAMGEAFLSKNIRGGIRVIADGSGSEPMLDNWLRQKGLALYTADGKLGFDADAAIEWFTFWNQMRADKICVDAETQALDTNGPLETTMVVMGKSAMMPSNSNQLVGFQALMTDKVTITSYPRIAAGVGGGHYRKPSMFFSIGGSSKNKELAAEYLSYFINDPEAGKILGVERGIPCIPGVREAIAPTLNEQDQIALDFVANLGDLLGALPPPPPAAAGEIDISVLRTLSQEVAFGARTPEDAGQYFVTEASAVLARQA; from the coding sequence ATGACTATTCGTCTCGATAGACGTCAGTTTCTTATGGGCTCGTCCGCTCTCGCCGCTGCTGGCGCTCTGGGCCTAAGCCCAGCCTTCGCACAAAGCGCGGGCCTGCGTCAGTTCTTCTGGGGCGGTCAGGCGCGCGCCGACCGAACCTATGGCGTCAACGACCTGTTCAAGGCCGCCAATGGCGCAGAGGTTGATTCCAGCTTCCTCGGCTGGGGCGACTACTGGCCAAAGCTGGCCACTGAAACCGCAGGCGGCAATTCGCCAGACATCGTCCAGATGGACTATCGCTTCATCGTTGAATACGCCAAGCGCGGCGCCATTGCTCCGCTCGACGAATATGTCGGCAATCAGCTCAAGCTCGACGGCTTTGATGCCGACCAGCTCGAAGGCGGCAAGGTTGACGGCAAGCTCTACGGTATTTCGCTGGGCGCCAACTCGGTGGCCCAGCTGGTCAACGTCGCAGCTTTTGAAGAAGCCGGTATCGATCTGCCGAACCGCGACACCACCTATGATGACATCCGCGCCATGGGCGAGGCATTCCTCTCCAAGAATATCCGCGGTGGCATTCGCGTTATCGCTGACGGTTCGGGCTCCGAGCCAATGCTCGACAACTGGCTCCGCCAGAAGGGCCTCGCGCTCTACACCGCTGATGGCAAGCTCGGCTTTGATGCCGACGCAGCGATCGAATGGTTCACCTTCTGGAACCAGATGCGCGCCGACAAGATCTGCGTTGACGCCGAAACTCAGGCGCTCGACACCAATGGTCCGCTCGAAACAACCATGGTCGTGATGGGCAAGTCGGCCATGATGCCGTCGAACTCTAACCAGCTCGTGGGCTTCCAGGCGCTGATGACCGACAAGGTCACCATCACCAGCTATCCGCGTATTGCAGCGGGTGTTGGCGGCGGTCACTACCGCAAGCCATCCATGTTCTTCTCCATCGGCGGCTCGTCCAAGAACAAGGAACTGGCAGCTGAGTATCTCTCCTACTTCATCAACGATCCTGAAGCAGGCAAGATTCTCGGCGTCGAACGCGGCATTCCGTGCATTCCGGGCGTCCGCGAAGCCATCGCGCCGACCCTGAATGAACAGGATCAGATCGCGCTCGATTTCGTTGCCAACCTTGGCGATCTCTTGGGCGCTCTGCCTCCTCCTCCACCAGCCGCTGCTGGCGAAATCGACATCTCCGTGCTGCGTACGCTCAGCCAGGAAGTCGCTTTCGGCGCACGCACGCCAGAAGACGCCGGCCAGTATTTCGTCACTGAAGCAAGTGCCGTTCTGGCGCGTCAGGCCTAA